The proteins below come from a single Drosophila suzukii chromosome X, CBGP_Dsuzu_IsoJpt1.0, whole genome shotgun sequence genomic window:
- the SkpA gene encoding S-phase kinase-associated protein 1: protein MPSIKLQSSDEEIFDTDIQIAKCSGTIKTMLEDCGMEDDENAIVPLPNVNSTILRKVLTWAHYHKDDPQPTEDDESKEKRTDDIISWDADFLKVDQGTLFELILAANYLDIKGLLELTCKTVANMIKGKTPEEIRKTFNIKKDFTPAEEEQVRKENEWCEEK from the coding sequence ATGCCCAGCATCAAGTTGCAATCTTCGGATGAGGAGATCTTCGACACGGACATCCAGATCGCCAAGTGCTCCGGCACCATCAAGACCATGCTGGAGGATTGCGGCATGGAGGACGACGAGAACGCCATTGTGCCCCTTCCCAATGTGAACTCGACGATCCTGCGCAAGGTGCTCACCTGGGCCCACTACCACAAGGACGATCCCCAGCCGACGGAGGACGATGAGAGCAAGGAGAAGCGCACCGACGACATCATCTCCTGGGACGCCGACTTCCTGAAGGTCGATCAGGGCACTCTGTTCGAGCTCATCCTGGCCGCCAACTATCTGGACATCAAGGGCCTGCTGGAGCTCACCTGCAAGACGGTGGCCAACATGATCAAGGGCAAGACACCCGAGGAGATCCGTAAGACCTTTAACATCAAGAAGGACTTCACGCCCGCCGAGGAGGAGCAGGTGCGCAAGGAGAACGAGTGGTGCGAGGAGAAGTAG